In one window of Opitutus sp. GAS368 DNA:
- a CDS encoding guanylate kinase, whose amino-acid sequence MPVPTKTVLLILAGPAGVGKSTLCDRLVAEVPGFERVITATTRPPRPNEVNGRDYHFLSEPEFDARLAAGDFLEWAWVHRKYRYGTLKSAVLDRLPHTSLVANVDVQGVRSIRAAAAQMPLLRERLVTIFVSPDSLEVLRERLQGRGAVTAEELERRLHSAELELAERNAYDYVIHSGTKEQDFRALLAYWAQARAKLR is encoded by the coding sequence ATGCCCGTGCCGACCAAGACCGTGCTCCTGATCCTGGCCGGCCCCGCCGGCGTCGGCAAAAGCACGCTCTGCGACCGCCTCGTCGCCGAGGTCCCGGGTTTCGAGCGCGTCATCACCGCCACCACCCGGCCGCCCCGCCCGAACGAGGTGAACGGCCGCGACTATCACTTCCTGTCCGAACCGGAATTCGATGCGCGGCTTGCCGCCGGAGATTTTCTGGAATGGGCCTGGGTGCACCGCAAATACCGCTACGGCACGCTCAAGTCCGCCGTGCTCGACCGGCTGCCGCACACGAGCCTGGTCGCCAACGTGGACGTGCAGGGCGTGCGCAGCATCCGCGCCGCCGCGGCCCAGATGCCGCTGCTGCGCGAGCGGCTGGTCACGATCTTCGTCTCGCCCGACTCCCTCGAGGTGCTGCGCGAGCGCCTGCAGGGCCGCGGCGCCGTGACGGCCGAGGAGCTGGAGCGCCGGCTGCACAGTGCGGAGCTCGAGCTGGCGGAGCGCAATGCCTACGACTATGTGATCCACAGCGGCACCAAGGAGCAGGATTTCCGCGCGCTGCTGGCCTATTGGGCGCAGGCCCGGGCGAAACTGCGGTGA
- a CDS encoding MBL fold metallo-hydrolase codes for MPISRRGFLRATTTAMPTAFPRSDHCDGTHFFNPAGRLQARGFAQLPRWWYQRLVQGQGERWPRTVPAPRKPILPDAVPAGRVAVTFIGHATFLLQLAGLNILTDPVFASRAGPFGLLGPKRARPPALRLGELPRIDVVVLSHNHYDHLDITALRWLARQHRPRIVTTLGNKAWLESRGVHRVSEFDWWQTGDATPELGVVCTPAQHFAARTPWDARRTLWGGFLLRTTAGQILFAGDSGWAPHFAEINVRLGAPELALIPIGAYEPRWFMEAVHMNPDEAVRAHRALGARQSIGMHFGTFQLTDEGLDAPLHGLAAARAAQGVSAGEFTTLDFGETRLLTLR; via the coding sequence ATGCCAATTTCCCGCCGGGGATTCCTCCGCGCGACGACCACCGCCATGCCGACCGCTTTTCCCCGCAGCGACCATTGCGATGGCACGCATTTCTTCAATCCGGCGGGCCGGCTGCAAGCGCGCGGTTTCGCCCAATTGCCCCGCTGGTGGTATCAGCGGCTTGTCCAGGGCCAAGGTGAGCGCTGGCCGCGCACGGTGCCGGCGCCGCGAAAACCAATCCTGCCGGACGCCGTGCCCGCGGGTCGGGTCGCGGTCACTTTCATCGGGCATGCGACTTTCCTGCTGCAGCTGGCGGGCCTGAATATCCTGACGGATCCGGTCTTCGCCTCGCGCGCGGGGCCGTTCGGCCTGTTGGGTCCCAAGCGCGCCCGGCCGCCGGCGCTGCGGCTCGGGGAGCTGCCGCGCATCGATGTCGTGGTGCTCAGTCACAACCATTACGACCATCTGGACATCACCGCCCTGCGGTGGCTGGCCCGGCAGCACCGGCCGCGGATTGTCACGACGCTGGGCAACAAAGCCTGGCTGGAATCGCGCGGGGTGCACCGCGTGAGCGAGTTCGACTGGTGGCAGACCGGCGACGCCACGCCGGAGCTGGGCGTCGTCTGCACGCCGGCCCAGCATTTCGCGGCGCGGACGCCATGGGATGCGCGGCGGACGCTGTGGGGCGGGTTCCTGTTGCGCACGACCGCGGGCCAAATCCTGTTTGCCGGCGACTCGGGCTGGGCACCGCATTTCGCCGAGATCAACGTCCGGCTGGGCGCCCCGGAGCTCGCCCTGATTCCCATCGGGGCCTACGAACCCCGCTGGTTCATGGAAGCCGTGCACATGAATCCCGACGAGGCCGTCCGCGCCCACCGCGCGCTCGGTGCCCGGCAGTCGATCGGCATGCATTTCGGCACTTTCCAGCTCACGGATGAGGGCCTCGACGCCCCGCTGCACGGCCTGGCGGCGGCCCGCGCGGCGCAAGGGGTCTCCGCTGGGGAGTTTACGACATTGGACTTCGGCGAGACGCGGCTGTTGACGTTGCGTTGA
- a CDS encoding helix-turn-helix domain-containing protein, with amino-acid sequence MSAPGAPHALFTARSMSAHNRAEMRAAFDQALKLVDRNRLTLRVPHELKPVQNKRGMHYHYRPEIFLGLQGATNFSFPRESFRLGPDEMCIIPAGVPHGEVVHPEPDKPFRNLVAGFYNNTLSLHFAHEVRSGKPDIEVIEFFDAPNLEVFLTLANTTAQTHSTQGPARDAVLKGLLLALLGLFRNIVETGTGGLNSDIGKVFQAKCLVREQFANAELGVQHIAELLGCSPDYLSHLFHTETKERLTHYIQRIRIDGAILALETSTLTISEIAYASGFSDPAYFARVFKQHKGTTPQEYRARLEAQRQLQDEQPKTVYHDRLDFTHGVPAEKTAPSVGK; translated from the coding sequence ATGTCTGCCCCAGGCGCGCCTCACGCTCTTTTCACCGCCCGCTCGATGAGCGCGCACAATCGCGCCGAAATGCGCGCGGCCTTCGACCAGGCGCTGAAACTGGTCGACCGCAACCGCCTGACGCTGCGCGTGCCCCATGAGCTCAAGCCGGTGCAGAACAAGCGCGGCATGCACTACCACTACCGGCCCGAGATCTTCCTCGGCCTGCAGGGGGCGACCAACTTCAGCTTTCCCCGCGAGAGTTTCCGGCTCGGGCCGGACGAGATGTGCATCATCCCCGCCGGCGTGCCGCACGGCGAGGTCGTGCACCCGGAACCGGACAAGCCCTTCCGCAACCTCGTGGCCGGCTTCTACAACAACACCCTCAGCCTGCACTTCGCGCACGAGGTGCGGTCCGGCAAGCCCGACATCGAGGTGATCGAGTTCTTTGACGCGCCCAACCTCGAGGTCTTCCTCACGCTGGCCAACACCACGGCGCAGACCCACAGCACGCAGGGCCCGGCGCGCGACGCCGTGCTCAAGGGCCTGCTCCTCGCCCTGCTCGGGCTCTTCCGCAACATCGTCGAGACCGGCACCGGCGGGCTCAACAGCGACATCGGGAAGGTCTTCCAGGCGAAATGCCTCGTGCGCGAGCAGTTCGCCAACGCCGAGCTCGGCGTGCAACACATCGCCGAGCTGCTCGGCTGCTCGCCCGACTACCTCTCCCACCTGTTCCACACCGAGACGAAGGAGCGGCTGACGCACTACATCCAGCGGATCCGCATCGACGGCGCCATCCTCGCGCTCGAGACCTCCACCCTGACGATCTCGGAGATCGCCTATGCCAGCGGTTTTTCCGACCCGGCCTACTTCGCCCGGGTGTTCAAGCAGCACAAGGGGACGACGCCCCAGGAATACCGCGCCCGGCTCGAGGCCCAGCGCCAGCTGCAGGACGAGCAGCCGAAGACGGTCTATCACGACCGGCTCGACTTCACCCACGGCGTACCGGCGGAGAAAACGGCGCCTTCAGTGGGAAAATAA
- a CDS encoding alpha-amylase family glycosyl hydrolase, with protein sequence MKRALSFLLGALLAVLPLAGRAAATDPYQPQPYVKLKHPEWAKNATIYQINTRQFTPEGTFRAAEAQLPRLKALNVDILWLMPVHPIGVKNRKGTLGSPYAVQDYLGVNPEFGTLADLKHFVAAAHAQGFHVILDWVANHTAWDNPLATEHPDWYQHDHQGHFRPTPWFDWDDIINLDYRSPGLRKYMTDALKYWVREADVDGYRCDVAGFVPVDFWNNARKELDAIKPVFMLAEWETRDLHAEAFDMTYAWSWYDDMVNIAKGKADAGALSGYYAWDEGFFPADIFRMTFVSNHDKNSWDGTEFEQFGDALPATIALSVVGNGMPLMYNGQEAGNPKRLKFFEKDPIEWRQHPNGELYRRLFALKHANTALWNAHWGALMVQVPNDAGVFSFVRQNDRDKVFAVFNFTKDVKTVTFKDDLFPGTYTEYLSGEKVTLDAGTRLTLPPWGFRIYVR encoded by the coding sequence ATGAAACGAGCCCTGTCATTCCTCCTTGGCGCGCTGCTGGCGGTGTTGCCGCTGGCCGGTCGCGCGGCCGCCACCGATCCCTACCAGCCACAGCCCTACGTGAAGCTGAAGCACCCGGAATGGGCGAAGAACGCCACGATCTACCAGATCAACACCCGGCAGTTCACCCCCGAGGGCACCTTCCGCGCCGCGGAAGCACAGCTGCCCCGCCTCAAGGCGCTCAACGTCGACATCCTCTGGCTCATGCCGGTCCACCCGATCGGCGTGAAGAACCGCAAAGGCACGCTCGGCAGCCCCTACGCCGTGCAGGACTACCTCGGCGTCAACCCCGAGTTCGGCACGCTCGCCGACCTGAAGCATTTCGTCGCCGCAGCCCACGCCCAGGGCTTCCATGTGATCCTCGACTGGGTGGCCAACCACACCGCGTGGGACAACCCGCTCGCGACCGAGCACCCCGACTGGTATCAGCACGATCATCAGGGACACTTCCGCCCGACCCCGTGGTTTGACTGGGACGACATCATCAATCTCGACTACCGTTCGCCGGGCTTGCGGAAATACATGACCGACGCCCTGAAATATTGGGTGCGCGAGGCCGACGTCGACGGCTATCGCTGCGACGTGGCGGGCTTCGTGCCCGTGGATTTCTGGAACAACGCCCGCAAGGAGCTCGATGCGATCAAGCCCGTCTTCATGCTCGCCGAATGGGAGACGCGCGACCTCCACGCCGAGGCCTTCGACATGACCTACGCCTGGAGCTGGTATGACGACATGGTCAACATCGCCAAGGGCAAGGCCGACGCCGGCGCCCTCTCCGGCTACTACGCGTGGGACGAGGGCTTCTTCCCGGCGGACATCTTCCGCATGACCTTCGTCAGCAATCACGACAAGAATTCCTGGGACGGCACGGAGTTCGAGCAGTTCGGCGACGCATTGCCCGCCACCATCGCCCTGTCCGTCGTGGGCAACGGCATGCCGCTGATGTATAACGGTCAGGAAGCGGGCAATCCCAAGCGCCTGAAATTCTTCGAGAAGGATCCCATCGAGTGGCGCCAGCACCCCAACGGCGAACTCTACCGCCGGCTCTTCGCGCTCAAGCACGCCAACACCGCGCTGTGGAACGCGCACTGGGGCGCCCTCATGGTCCAGGTGCCGAACGATGCCGGGGTGTTCAGCTTCGTGCGGCAGAACGACCGCGACAAGGTCTTCGCCGTTTTCAACTTCACCAAGGACGTCAAGACCGTGACGTTCAAAGACGACCTCTTTCCCGGCACCTACACCGAATACCTCAGTGGCGAAAAAGTGACGCTGGACGCCGGCACGCGGCTCACCCTGCCGCCGTGGGGCTTCCGGATTTATGTTCGGTAG
- a CDS encoding MFS transporter — MRPLRSLSLPAIWNMSFGFLGIQFGFGLQLANMSAIYAKLGADASKIPLLWLAGPMTGLIVQPIIGAMSDRTWTKLGRRRPYFLVGAILASVALFFMPDAPALWAAAAMLWVLDTSINVSMEPFRAFVADKLPDEQRTLGFVMQSFFIGIGAAVANALPTLFGHFGVHGNAANGVPLAVQYAFKLGAAAFLLAVLYTVITTPEFPPEDMAEFLRKKREHKRYKLQPNYVGGGALLGLLFGVSRGVLVDGALGLWQPLGGAVIGAIIGAVLSGPEVSAALREMPVTMKRLAVVQFFTWLGLFCMWMMFSLATAQQVFGTTDPQSPAFDQGTLFGGQTFAWYSIVCFLVAFLLAPLAAKIGRRQVHGLALVLGGASLLATGFIHDRTLWQCTMIGVGVAWASILAMPYAMLSSALPAARMGVYMGIFNFFIVLPEILASLTLEPVVRQVFHNDPVKVVMLGGASMLVAAVALVWVPADQPKAGT; from the coding sequence ATGAGACCCCTTCGCTCCCTTTCGCTGCCGGCCATCTGGAACATGAGCTTCGGTTTCCTCGGGATCCAGTTCGGCTTCGGGCTCCAGCTGGCGAACATGAGCGCGATCTACGCGAAGCTCGGGGCGGACGCCTCCAAGATCCCCCTGCTCTGGCTCGCCGGTCCGATGACCGGCCTGATCGTGCAGCCCATCATCGGGGCCATGAGCGACCGCACCTGGACGAAGCTCGGCCGCCGCCGGCCCTATTTTCTGGTCGGGGCGATCCTCGCCAGCGTGGCCCTGTTCTTCATGCCGGACGCGCCCGCGCTCTGGGCGGCGGCGGCGATGCTCTGGGTGCTCGACACGAGCATCAACGTGAGCATGGAGCCGTTCCGCGCGTTTGTGGCCGACAAGCTGCCGGACGAGCAGCGCACGCTCGGCTTTGTCATGCAGAGCTTTTTCATCGGTATCGGCGCGGCGGTGGCGAACGCCCTCCCCACCCTCTTCGGACACTTCGGCGTGCACGGCAACGCGGCCAACGGGGTCCCGCTCGCCGTCCAATACGCCTTCAAGCTCGGGGCCGCCGCGTTTCTCCTCGCGGTGCTCTACACGGTCATCACGACCCCGGAGTTTCCGCCCGAGGACATGGCGGAGTTCCTGCGCAAGAAGCGTGAGCACAAGCGCTACAAGCTGCAGCCGAATTATGTCGGTGGCGGCGCCCTGCTGGGCCTGCTGTTCGGCGTGTCTCGCGGCGTGCTGGTGGACGGGGCCCTCGGTCTCTGGCAGCCGCTGGGCGGCGCGGTCATCGGCGCAATCATCGGCGCGGTGCTGAGCGGACCCGAGGTTTCCGCCGCCCTGCGCGAGATGCCCGTGACCATGAAGCGGCTCGCCGTGGTCCAATTCTTCACCTGGCTCGGACTGTTCTGCATGTGGATGATGTTCAGCCTGGCCACGGCGCAGCAGGTCTTCGGGACCACCGACCCGCAATCCCCCGCCTTCGACCAGGGCACGCTGTTCGGCGGCCAGACCTTCGCTTGGTATTCCATCGTGTGTTTCCTCGTGGCGTTCCTGCTGGCCCCGCTCGCGGCGAAGATCGGCCGCCGGCAGGTCCACGGCCTCGCGCTGGTGCTCGGCGGCGCGAGTCTGCTCGCGACGGGATTCATCCACGATCGCACCCTCTGGCAATGCACGATGATCGGGGTGGGTGTCGCGTGGGCGAGCATCCTCGCCATGCCCTACGCCATGCTGAGCAGCGCGCTGCCCGCGGCGCGGATGGGCGTCTACATGGGCATCTTCAATTTCTTCATCGTGCTGCCGGAAATCCTGGCCTCGCTGACCCTCGAACCCGTGGTCCGGCAGGTCTTCCACAACGACCCGGTGAAAGTCGTCATGCTCGGCGGGGCGTCCATGCTGGTGGCCGCGGTGGCCCTCGTCTGGGTGCCGGCCGACCAGCCCAAGGCAGGGACGTGA
- the malQ gene encoding 4-alpha-glucanotransferase, with the protein MLLAAPQDTPTMDHPPHSWLTTRTAGVLAHVSSLPGAYGIGNLGPGARAFVDFLAETRVRYWQICPIGPTGYGDSPYQLFSGRAGNPYFIDLGELQAAGLLEAADLAPLRALPAGSVDYGRLYEIFWPVLARAHDRFAASGAERLGGFDSSLREFCREHADWLEPFADFMALKAHFGGRAWPTWPEQYRQWNGALRATAPESVRREADRHAFYQYVFFGQWDRLRRHAAGRGVGIIGDVPIFVALDSADTWQNRAVFRLDAHGQPLAVAGVPPDYFSASGQLWGNPLYDWDHLAHTGYDWWIDRLRAAFELYDIIRLDHFRGFDTYWEIPAGAPDARGGRWLKGPGRAFFHAIRAALPAARIIAEDLGYIGPEVVELRRAAGLPGMKVLQFAYGHDANNVNLPHFYPPDSVAYTGTHDNVTTRGWLETLPTALASLVDDYYQLGGARSAWPLIRAVLATPSRLAVIPMQDLLDLPASATLNRPGTNEGNWQWRFTTAGLSALSGEKSAKLSHWIKLYDRTGDRPLRDFSEPPGH; encoded by the coding sequence GTGCTGCTCGCCGCCCCCCAGGATACGCCGACCATGGACCATCCGCCGCACAGCTGGCTCACCACCCGCACTGCCGGGGTGCTGGCTCACGTCTCCTCGCTGCCCGGGGCCTACGGCATCGGCAACCTCGGGCCCGGCGCGCGGGCCTTCGTGGACTTCCTCGCCGAGACCCGGGTGCGCTACTGGCAGATCTGCCCCATCGGCCCGACCGGCTACGGCGATTCACCCTACCAGCTGTTTTCGGGCCGGGCGGGCAACCCGTATTTCATCGACCTCGGCGAGCTGCAGGCCGCCGGGTTGCTCGAGGCCGCGGACCTGGCCCCGTTGCGCGCGCTGCCGGCGGGCAGCGTGGACTACGGCCGGCTCTACGAGATCTTCTGGCCCGTGCTGGCCCGCGCCCACGACCGTTTTGCCGCTTCCGGGGCAGAGCGGCTCGGCGGGTTCGACTCGTCGCTGCGGGAATTTTGCCGCGAGCACGCTGACTGGCTCGAGCCCTTCGCCGACTTCATGGCCTTGAAGGCGCATTTTGGCGGCCGCGCCTGGCCCACCTGGCCGGAGCAATACCGCCAGTGGAACGGCGCGCTCCGCGCCACCGCCCCGGAGAGCGTCCGCCGCGAGGCCGACCGGCACGCCTTCTACCAATACGTGTTCTTCGGCCAGTGGGACCGGCTCCGCCGCCACGCCGCCGGGCGCGGCGTCGGCATCATCGGCGACGTGCCGATCTTCGTCGCCCTCGACAGCGCCGATACTTGGCAGAACCGCGCCGTCTTTCGGCTCGATGCCCACGGCCAGCCGCTGGCGGTCGCCGGCGTCCCGCCCGATTATTTCTCCGCCTCCGGCCAGCTCTGGGGCAACCCGCTCTACGATTGGGATCACCTCGCGCACACCGGCTACGACTGGTGGATCGACCGGCTGCGCGCTGCGTTCGAACTCTACGACATCATCCGGCTGGACCACTTTCGCGGCTTTGACACCTACTGGGAGATTCCCGCCGGCGCGCCCGACGCTCGGGGCGGACGCTGGCTGAAGGGTCCGGGTCGCGCCTTCTTCCACGCGATCCGGGCCGCGCTGCCGGCGGCCCGCATCATCGCCGAGGACCTCGGCTACATCGGGCCCGAGGTGGTGGAACTGCGCCGCGCCGCCGGCCTGCCGGGCATGAAGGTGCTGCAGTTCGCCTACGGCCACGACGCCAACAACGTCAACCTGCCGCACTTCTACCCGCCCGACAGCGTCGCTTACACCGGCACGCATGACAACGTCACGACCCGCGGCTGGCTGGAAACTCTTCCGACGGCCCTCGCGTCCCTGGTGGACGATTACTATCAGCTCGGCGGCGCCCGCTCGGCCTGGCCGCTCATCCGGGCGGTCCTGGCCACGCCTTCGCGCCTGGCGGTGATCCCGATGCAGGACTTGCTCGACCTGCCCGCCTCGGCCACCCTGAACCGCCCGGGTACCAATGAGGGCAACTGGCAGTGGCGCTTCACCACGGCCGGGCTCTCGGCCCTCTCCGGTGAAAAATCCGCCAAGCTCAGCCATTGGATCAAGCTTTACGACCGCACCGGCGACCGCCCTCTGCGGGACTTCAGCGAACCCCCCGGGCACTGA
- a CDS encoding TonB-dependent receptor, with protein sequence MQPLNPLPRLTRSASLLAAIAFASSLGLAQQTAPTAKDDTTPDKDKVVELEKFTVKAGFSGSLAAAAEAKQNSQNIVEVIMSEDIGKLPDVSIADSLTRLTGLATQRTNGRSQQISIRGLTGDFSTAMLNGREQVSTSLNRGVEFDQYPAELLNSVVVYKTAAADLTGQGLAGTIDLQTVQPLSKTGRTIAVSGYYQTTQLGQLTPGAKKDGNRFNVAYIDQFDDGKLGIALGYSHTDTPFEGQQFQAWGYATDAAGNFALGGTKSYVRTSNLKRDGIMGVIEYKPNSFVHSTIDFYSSKFDEKQLLRGMEIPLWPGWGTGTTETAYTATNGYLSSSTYTGAHPNIRNDTFQRKDDLYAGGWNLKFGDGTGWTTIFDMGFSKVTRSDENLETWSGLGYHRSDAGDTMTIQLFPGAVPKITTGLDYTNASQFFLTDPEGWGNSPTPGVAGPGYLKYFRSKDELGQLKLLTKHELKNFFSNMEFGVSYSDRYKRDGEGPSGWVYLTDGKSQDPYPPVIGITDMSFLGIKGIAAYNPQALVDNGTLSFYPNNDTGIVANRWQVTEKITRPYVQFDIDHKINGMPLTGNVGLQVINVDQSSKGYSANGNTLTPVTDGAKYTDAAPSLNLNFMPAELTYIRFSVARQIARPRMYDMRASRTWSYNSTNAGMTDLKNSPWSGDGGNPQLKPWKSDSIDLAFDKYFKGNKGYVSLALFDKKLLNYIYEQTALQDFTGYPVLTGPAPTLTQGPTSHPVNGQGGSIKGLEFTLSLASELISPAFKGFGLVMGGAYTDSNVEPWGPGNGTAPISGLSRKVANVTFYYEHKGFSARISERYRSDYRAYITTFGVPNFKGDVHPNGDFAVTQPEKVVDAQVGYTMQSGQLKGLSFYLQAYNLNNEPLITFNSGDPRQVINYQKYGASYSFGASYKF encoded by the coding sequence ATGCAACCCCTGAACCCCCTCCCCCGATTGACGCGTAGCGCGAGCCTCCTCGCCGCTATTGCCTTCGCCAGCTCACTGGGCCTCGCCCAGCAGACGGCGCCAACCGCCAAGGACGACACCACGCCCGACAAAGACAAGGTCGTCGAGTTGGAAAAATTCACGGTCAAGGCCGGTTTCAGCGGCAGTCTCGCCGCCGCGGCCGAGGCCAAGCAGAACAGCCAGAATATCGTCGAAGTCATCATGTCGGAAGACATCGGCAAGCTGCCCGACGTCAGCATCGCCGACTCCCTCACGCGCCTGACCGGCCTGGCCACGCAGCGCACCAACGGCCGCAGCCAGCAGATCAGCATCCGCGGCCTGACCGGTGATTTCAGCACCGCCATGCTCAACGGCCGCGAGCAGGTTTCCACCAGCCTGAATCGGGGCGTGGAATTCGACCAATATCCGGCCGAGCTGTTGAATTCAGTCGTGGTCTACAAGACCGCGGCGGCGGACCTGACCGGCCAGGGTCTGGCCGGCACCATCGATCTGCAAACGGTGCAGCCTTTGAGCAAGACCGGCCGGACCATCGCCGTGAGCGGCTATTACCAGACGACCCAATTGGGCCAGCTCACCCCCGGGGCCAAGAAGGACGGCAACCGGTTCAACGTCGCCTACATCGACCAGTTTGATGACGGCAAGCTGGGCATCGCGCTGGGTTACTCCCACACGGACACACCGTTCGAGGGCCAGCAATTCCAGGCCTGGGGCTACGCCACCGATGCGGCCGGCAATTTTGCCCTGGGTGGCACGAAATCCTATGTCCGCACCAGCAATCTGAAGCGCGACGGCATCATGGGCGTGATCGAATACAAGCCCAACAGCTTCGTCCACAGCACGATTGATTTCTATTCCTCGAAGTTCGACGAGAAGCAGCTCCTGCGCGGCATGGAAATTCCCCTGTGGCCCGGCTGGGGCACCGGAACGACGGAAACCGCTTACACGGCGACCAACGGCTACCTCTCCTCGAGCACCTATACCGGGGCGCACCCCAACATCCGCAACGACACCTTCCAGCGGAAAGACGATCTCTACGCCGGTGGTTGGAACCTCAAGTTCGGTGACGGCACCGGCTGGACGACGATCTTCGACATGGGCTTCTCCAAGGTCACCCGCTCGGATGAGAACCTGGAAACCTGGTCGGGCCTCGGTTATCATCGTTCGGACGCAGGCGATACGATGACCATCCAGCTGTTCCCGGGCGCGGTGCCAAAGATCACGACGGGCCTGGATTATACGAACGCCAGCCAGTTTTTCCTGACGGATCCGGAAGGTTGGGGCAACAGTCCGACCCCCGGCGTCGCCGGCCCGGGCTACCTCAAGTATTTCCGATCGAAGGACGAGCTCGGCCAGCTCAAGCTTTTGACCAAGCACGAGCTGAAGAATTTCTTCAGCAACATGGAATTCGGCGTCAGCTATTCCGACCGCTACAAGCGGGACGGCGAAGGCCCCTCCGGCTGGGTTTACCTGACCGACGGCAAATCCCAGGATCCGTATCCCCCGGTGATCGGCATCACGGACATGAGCTTCCTCGGGATCAAGGGCATCGCGGCCTATAACCCGCAGGCGCTGGTGGACAACGGCACCCTGAGTTTCTATCCCAACAACGACACCGGGATCGTCGCCAACCGCTGGCAGGTGACCGAGAAAATCACCCGGCCCTACGTTCAGTTCGACATCGATCACAAGATTAACGGGATGCCGCTCACCGGCAACGTGGGTCTCCAGGTGATCAACGTCGACCAGTCCTCGAAGGGATACTCCGCGAACGGCAACACCTTGACGCCGGTTACTGACGGCGCCAAGTACACCGACGCCGCGCCCAGCCTGAACCTGAACTTCATGCCGGCGGAGCTGACGTACATCCGCTTCAGCGTGGCGCGCCAGATCGCCCGGCCGCGCATGTATGACATGAGGGCCTCGCGCACGTGGAGCTACAATTCCACCAACGCGGGCATGACCGATCTCAAGAACAGCCCGTGGAGCGGCGATGGCGGCAATCCGCAGCTCAAGCCGTGGAAGTCAGATTCCATCGACCTTGCCTTCGACAAATATTTCAAGGGCAACAAGGGCTACGTCTCGCTGGCGCTCTTCGACAAGAAGCTCCTCAATTACATCTACGAACAGACGGCGCTGCAGGATTTCACCGGCTACCCCGTCCTTACCGGCCCGGCGCCGACGCTCACCCAAGGCCCGACCAGCCATCCCGTGAACGGGCAGGGCGGTTCCATCAAGGGTTTGGAATTCACCCTGTCGCTGGCGAGCGAGCTGATCAGCCCGGCCTTCAAGGGTTTTGGCCTGGTGATGGGTGGCGCCTACACGGACAGCAATGTCGAGCCGTGGGGCCCCGGCAACGGGACCGCGCCCATCTCCGGCCTGTCGCGGAAAGTCGCCAACGTGACGTTCTACTACGAGCACAAGGGGTTCTCGGCCCGCATCAGCGAACGGTATCGCTCGGATTATCGCGCCTACATCACCACGTTCGGCGTGCCCAACTTCAAGGGTGACGTGCACCCCAATGGCGATTTCGCGGTGACCCAGCCGGAAAAAGTCGTGGACGCTCAGGTCGGCTATACCATGCAGTCGGGCCAGCTCAAAGGGCTGAGCTTCTATCTGCAGGCCTACAATCTGAACAACGAGCCGTTGATCACCTTCAACAGCGGCGATCCGCGCCAGGTCATCAACTACCAGAAATACGGCGCCTCTTACTCCTTCGGCGCTTCCTATAAGTTCTGA